A single genomic interval of Rhizobium leguminosarum bv. trifolii WSM1325 harbors:
- a CDS encoding Beta-ketoacyl synthase (PFAM: Beta-ketoacyl synthase~KEGG: rec:RHECIAT_CH0002578 putative 3-oxoacyl-[acyl-carrier-protein] synthase II protein), whose protein sequence is MSKAANDVVISGIGIVTCQGVGKDAHIALLSAASAPKAIVETEKFKPYPVHPLPEIDWSQQIAKRGDQRQMENWQRIGVFAAGLALDDAGFKDDIEACGTMDMIVAAGGGERDINVDTLIVDEALKRNDRELLLNEKLTTELRPTLFLAQLSNLLAGNISIVHKVTGSSRTFMGEEAAGISAVETAFYRIKSGESSHALVGGAFAAERPDMILLTEAIGAHARGDWVPLWSRRPSDGGGMITGSAGAFLVLESRKHAEARGAHIYAVIDAVEGDRGNRNSGNLEVRLERLLAPAAGLATESTAIFSGSTGMHDLAARERAVLEHQLPDVAIRGFGGVTGHTIETQFTLGLALAALAVDGKAKVPPFDAAHEAPMRAGITAAVVTMVGHQRGEGVAVLSADA, encoded by the coding sequence ATGAGCAAGGCTGCAAACGACGTCGTCATCTCGGGCATCGGCATCGTCACCTGTCAGGGCGTTGGCAAGGATGCGCATATCGCGCTGCTTTCGGCCGCCAGTGCGCCCAAAGCGATCGTCGAGACCGAAAAGTTCAAGCCCTATCCGGTGCATCCGCTGCCCGAGATCGACTGGTCGCAGCAGATCGCCAAGCGCGGCGATCAACGCCAGATGGAGAACTGGCAGCGCATCGGCGTCTTCGCCGCCGGCCTTGCGCTCGACGATGCCGGTTTCAAGGACGATATCGAGGCCTGCGGCACGATGGACATGATCGTGGCGGCCGGCGGCGGCGAGCGCGACATCAATGTCGACACGCTGATCGTCGACGAGGCGCTGAAGCGCAATGACCGCGAGTTGCTGCTCAACGAGAAGCTGACGACCGAGCTGAGGCCGACGCTGTTCCTCGCCCAGCTTTCCAACCTGCTCGCCGGCAATATCTCGATCGTGCACAAGGTCACCGGCTCGTCGCGTACCTTCATGGGCGAGGAAGCAGCCGGCATATCCGCCGTCGAGACCGCCTTCTACCGCATCAAATCAGGCGAATCCTCACATGCACTTGTTGGAGGCGCCTTCGCGGCCGAACGGCCCGACATGATCCTGCTCACCGAGGCGATCGGCGCTCATGCGCGCGGCGACTGGGTGCCGCTCTGGTCGCGCAGGCCGAGCGACGGCGGCGGCATGATCACCGGTTCGGCAGGCGCCTTCCTGGTGCTGGAATCGCGCAAACACGCCGAAGCCCGCGGCGCCCATATCTATGCCGTCATCGATGCAGTCGAGGGCGACCGCGGCAATCGCAATTCCGGCAATCTCGAAGTCCGGCTGGAGCGGCTTTTGGCGCCGGCTGCCGGGCTTGCCACTGAAAGCACGGCGATCTTTTCCGGATCGACCGGCATGCACGATCTTGCCGCCCGCGAGCGGGCGGTGCTCGAGCATCAATTGCCGGACGTTGCGATCCGCGGCTTCGGCGGCGTCACCGGCCATACGATCGAGACGCAGTTTACGCTGGGTCTTGCGCTCGCCGCCCTTGCCGTCGACGGCAAGGCCAAGGTTCCGCCATTCGACGCCGCCCATGAGGCGCCGATGCGGGCAGGGATCACCGCCGCCGTCGTGACCATGGTCGGACACCAGCGCGGCGAGGGCGTTGCCGTTCTTTCCGCAGATGCGTGA
- a CDS encoding Beta-hydroxyacyl-(acyl-carrier-protein) dehydratase FabA/FabZ (PFAM: Beta-hydroxyacyl-(acyl-carrier-protein) dehydratase FabA/FabZ~KEGG: rec:RHECIAT_CH0002579 probable hydroxymyristoyl-[acyl-carrier-protein] dehydratase protein): protein MLLEYFQMIDRVEAVDLKKGTLKARSVVPAKSPVFEGHFPGMPLVPGVLLIETMAQASGMLVLAVTNFAAMPFLMTVDGAKMRTFVEPEAVLDIEAVLEHDGSGFAVTKARITSGGKKVCDAQLKLRTMPFSEVPLGDIVKKRAGEIGLLEAIAAQGVIG, encoded by the coding sequence ATGCTGCTGGAATATTTCCAGATGATTGACCGCGTCGAAGCGGTGGACCTGAAGAAGGGCACGCTTAAGGCGCGATCCGTCGTGCCGGCGAAGAGCCCCGTCTTCGAGGGTCATTTTCCCGGCATGCCGCTCGTTCCCGGCGTGCTGCTGATCGAGACCATGGCCCAGGCCTCCGGCATGCTGGTGCTTGCCGTCACCAATTTTGCCGCCATGCCCTTCCTGATGACGGTCGACGGCGCCAAGATGCGCACCTTCGTCGAACCGGAAGCCGTGCTCGACATCGAGGCGGTGCTCGAGCATGACGGTTCGGGTTTCGCGGTCACCAAGGCTAGAATCACCAGCGGCGGCAAGAAGGTCTGCGATGCGCAGCTGAAACTGCGCACCATGCCGTTTTCCGAGGTGCCGCTCGGCGATATCGTGAAGAAACGTGCCGGCGAGATCGGGCTTCTCGAGGCGATCGCGGCGCAGGGAGTGATTGGATGA
- a CDS encoding phosphopantetheine-binding (PFAM: phosphopantetheine-binding~KEGG: rec:RHECIAT_CH0002580 acyl-carrier-protein) encodes MRGFKSSFHEVQRVTATFDKVADIIAETSEIDRATITPESHTIDDLGIDSLDFLDIVFAIDKEFGIKIPLEKWTQEVNEGKVSTEEYFVLKNLCAKIDELKAAKA; translated from the coding sequence ATGAGGGGGTTTAAATCGTCATTTCATGAGGTACAGCGCGTGACCGCTACATTCGATAAAGTTGCCGACATTATTGCAGAAACCAGCGAGATCGACCGCGCGACGATCACGCCGGAGAGCCATACGATCGACGACCTCGGTATCGACAGCCTCGATTTCCTCGACATCGTCTTTGCGATCGACAAGGAATTCGGCATCAAGATCCCGCTCGAAAAGTGGACGCAGGAAGTCAACGAAGGCAAGGTTTCCACCGAAGAATACTTCGTGCTGAAGAACCTCTGCGCCAAGATCGACGAGCTCAAAGCAGCCAAGGCCTGA